One window of Paludibacter propionicigenes WB4 genomic DNA carries:
- a CDS encoding enoyl-ACP reductase FabI codes for MGNNLLKGKRGIIFGALNDMSIAWKVAERAVEEGAIITLSNTPLAVRMGTTNELAEKLNAKLIPADATSVTDLEQVFEQSMEVLGGKIDFVLHSIGMSPNVRKKRPYDDLDYDMLLTTLDISAISFHKMMQVAKKMDAINDYGSVVALSYMAAQRTVFGYNDMADAKSMLESIARSFGYIYGRERNVRVNTISQSPTVTTAGSGVKGMDGLLDFSERMSPLGNATAADCADYCVVMFSDLTRKVTMQNLLHDGGFSSMAMSYRAMEQYNKSFEEFKDENGKIIYG; via the coding sequence ATGGGTAATAATTTATTAAAAGGTAAAAGAGGAATTATTTTTGGAGCATTGAACGACATGTCCATTGCCTGGAAAGTTGCAGAACGCGCTGTAGAAGAAGGTGCCATTATTACATTGTCAAACACTCCGTTGGCAGTACGCATGGGTACTACAAACGAATTGGCAGAAAAGCTTAATGCTAAACTTATTCCGGCCGATGCTACCAGTGTGACTGATTTGGAACAAGTTTTTGAACAATCGATGGAGGTGTTAGGTGGTAAAATTGACTTTGTACTACATTCTATCGGCATGTCACCAAACGTAAGAAAAAAACGTCCTTATGACGATCTTGATTATGATATGCTACTTACAACTCTTGATATCTCTGCTATTTCTTTTCATAAAATGATGCAGGTAGCTAAGAAAATGGATGCAATCAACGATTATGGTTCTGTGGTGGCTCTTTCCTATATGGCTGCTCAACGTACTGTTTTTGGGTATAACGATATGGCTGATGCCAAGTCTATGCTGGAGTCAATTGCTCGTAGTTTTGGTTATATTTACGGTCGCGAACGCAATGTACGTGTAAATACAATATCTCAATCGCCAACTGTAACAACTGCCGGAAGCGGTGTAAAGGGCATGGATGGTTTGCTTGATTTCTCAGAACGTATGTCGCCACTGGGCAACGCCACAGCTGCAGATTGTGCTGACTATTGCGTTGTTATGTTTAGCGATTTAACACGCAAGGTAACCATGCAAAACTTATTGCACGATGGTGGATTCTCCAGCATGGCTATGAGTTACCGCGCTATGGAGCAATACAACAAGAGTTTCGAGGAATTTAAAGACGAGAATGGAAAAATTATCTACGGATAA
- a CDS encoding NAD(P)-dependent oxidoreductase — MKVLIATDKPFAKVAVDGIRKEIEAAGFELALLEKYTEKQQLLDAVADANAIIIRSDIIDAEVIAAAKQLKIVVRAGAGYDNVDLEAATAAGVCVMNTPGQNSNAVAELVFGLLVFAVRNFYNGTSGTELMGKKLGIHAYGNVGRNVARIAKGFGMELYAFDAFCPAEVIEKDGVKAVSSVEELYSVSDIVSLHIPATAETKQSINAALLGRMPKGAVLVNTARKEVINETEILEFMESRPDFKYVTDIVPGNDAEMKEKVGGRYFTTPKKMGAQTAEANINAGIAAAKQIVDFIKNGSERFRVNK, encoded by the coding sequence ATGAAAGTACTTATTGCTACTGATAAACCCTTTGCTAAAGTTGCGGTTGACGGAATTCGCAAAGAAATAGAAGCTGCCGGATTTGAATTGGCATTGCTCGAAAAATATACCGAAAAACAACAGTTGCTCGATGCAGTTGCCGATGCTAATGCTATCATTATTCGCAGCGATATAATCGATGCAGAAGTAATTGCTGCTGCTAAACAATTGAAAATTGTAGTGCGTGCCGGTGCCGGTTATGACAACGTTGATCTGGAAGCTGCTACAGCTGCAGGAGTTTGCGTTATGAATACTCCGGGACAGAACTCCAATGCTGTTGCCGAATTGGTTTTCGGATTACTTGTTTTTGCCGTTCGTAATTTCTATAACGGAACTTCCGGTACCGAATTAATGGGCAAAAAACTGGGTATTCATGCCTACGGAAATGTTGGTCGCAATGTGGCTCGCATAGCTAAAGGATTTGGTATGGAATTGTATGCATTTGATGCTTTTTGTCCTGCCGAAGTAATCGAAAAAGATGGTGTGAAAGCGGTATCTTCGGTTGAAGAGCTTTACAGTGTTTCTGACATTGTTTCATTGCATATTCCGGCTACGGCTGAAACCAAACAGTCTATCAACGCTGCTTTGCTTGGTCGGATGCCAAAAGGTGCAGTGCTTGTAAATACAGCTCGCAAGGAAGTTATCAACGAAACTGAAATTCTTGAATTCATGGAATCGCGTCCGGATTTTAAATATGTGACAGACATAGTGCCCGGTAACGATGCTGAAATGAAAGAAAAAGTTGGTGGCAGATACTTTACAACTCCAAAGAAGATGGGTGCTCAAACAGCTGAAGCTAATATCAATGCCGGTATTGCTGCTGCCAAACAAATCGTTGATTTTATCAAAAACGGTTCAGAGCGTTTCAGAGTAAATAAATAA
- the serC gene encoding 3-phosphoserine/phosphohydroxythreonine transaminase, with the protein MKKHNFNAGPSILPREVIEKTAQAVLDFNGSGLSVLEISHRSKDFEVVMNETVALFKELLNIPEGYSVLFLGGGASMQFCMIPFNLFEKKAAFLNTGVWANKAMKEAKGFGEVVEVASSKDANYTFIPKDYVIPTDADYFHITTNNTIYGTEILTDIDSPVPLIADMSSDIFSRPMDVSKYGLIYGGAQKNLAPAGLTFVIVKDELLGKVSRYIPTMLNYKTHIADGSMFNTPPVLPIYSALETLRLLKANGGLAEMEKRNIAKAELLYNAIDNSKIFVGTAAKEDRSRMNICFVMKPEYKELEADFQKFASERGMVGIKGHRSVGGFRASTYNALPIESVQALVDCMQEFEKLKA; encoded by the coding sequence ATGAAGAAACATAATTTTAATGCAGGACCTTCTATTTTACCTCGCGAAGTTATTGAAAAAACAGCTCAGGCTGTATTAGATTTTAATGGTTCAGGATTGTCCGTATTGGAAATAAGTCACCGTTCAAAAGATTTTGAAGTGGTGATGAACGAAACAGTGGCACTTTTCAAAGAATTGTTAAATATTCCGGAAGGTTATTCGGTTCTATTCTTAGGCGGTGGAGCAAGTATGCAATTTTGCATGATTCCATTTAATCTGTTCGAAAAGAAAGCTGCGTTTTTAAATACAGGAGTGTGGGCTAACAAAGCCATGAAAGAAGCTAAAGGTTTCGGAGAAGTTGTAGAGGTGGCATCATCAAAGGATGCAAACTACACATTCATTCCCAAAGATTATGTGATTCCTACTGATGCTGATTATTTCCATATTACAACTAATAATACTATTTATGGTACAGAGATATTGACAGATATTGACTCTCCTGTGCCTTTGATAGCCGATATGTCTTCCGATATTTTTTCACGTCCAATGGATGTTTCGAAATATGGATTGATTTACGGTGGAGCTCAAAAAAACTTGGCTCCTGCCGGATTGACTTTCGTAATTGTAAAAGACGAATTGCTTGGTAAAGTATCGCGTTATATCCCTACCATGCTTAACTATAAAACACACATTGCCGATGGTTCTATGTTCAATACGCCTCCGGTATTGCCTATTTACAGCGCTTTAGAAACATTGCGTTTGTTGAAAGCAAATGGTGGTTTGGCTGAAATGGAAAAGAGAAACATTGCCAAGGCCGAATTGCTTTATAATGCAATCGATAACAGCAAGATATTTGTTGGAACGGCTGCAAAAGAAGATCGCTCTCGCATGAATATCTGTTTTGTAATGAAACCAGAATATAAAGAGCTTGAAGCCGACTTCCAGAAATTTGCTTCGGAACGCGGTATGGTAGGTATTAAAGGTCACCGTTCTGTGGGTGGTTTCCGTGCTTCTACCTACAATGCTTTGCCTATTGAAAGCGTCCAGGCGTTAGTAGATTGCATGCAGGAATTTGAAAAACTAAAAGCCTAA
- the mutS gene encoding DNA mismatch repair protein MutS yields the protein MGSDIVETPMMKQFNEIKAKHPDAILLFRCGDFYETFSTDAIQASQILGITLTKRANGAGKTVELAGFPHHALDTYLPKLVRAGRRVAICDQLEDPKLTKKIVKRGVTELVTPGVSYSDTTLNHKENTFLASVHLNKNHVGVSFLDISTGEFLVAEGNAEYVDKLLNSFGPKEVLYDRSKKKDFEAFFGTKFFTYALEDWAYSPDSANERLLKHFEIKNLKGFGVDNLPNGVVAAGAIMHYLDQTHHQQTGHITQLSRIEEERFVWLDRFTVRNLELYGSINEGARTLLDVIDKTISPMGARMLKRWIAFPLKDVKPINERLSVVEHFFKNPDLKLLLEQNVALIGDLERIISKVAVGRINPREVVQLKVALKAIEPIKLACSQSDNDTLRKIADQLNACAVISEKIDKEIDNDPPNFIHRGGVLKSGVDAELDELRQLAYSGKDFLQKIQERESAETGIPSLKISFNNVFGYYIEVRNMHKDKVPETWIRKQTLVNAERYITQELKVYEEKILGAEEKILSIEIRLFNDLVLSLVDYITAIQLDSNLIAQLDCLLSFTRVSSENKYVRPQVTDTDVLEIKQGRHPVIEKQLPIGESYIANDVYLDNETQQIIIITGPNMSGKSALLRQTAIITLMAQIGCFVPAESASIGVVDKIFTRVGASDNISQGESTFMVEMNEAASILNNLSNRSLVLFDELGRGTSTYDGISIAWAIVEYIHEQVSCKAKTLFATHYHELNEMEKSFHRIKNYNVSVKEVDKKVIFLRKLVRGGSEHSFGIHVAKMAGMPQSIVKRSEQILKQLETDNRQSGISKPVGEIAEQREGFQLSFFKLDDPVLEQIRDEIKNLDINNLTPVEALNKLNEVKRIITGK from the coding sequence ATGGGCTCAGATATAGTAGAAACGCCAATGATGAAGCAATTCAACGAGATTAAAGCAAAACATCCCGATGCTATTTTGCTCTTTCGTTGTGGTGATTTTTACGAAACTTTTTCAACCGATGCAATCCAGGCATCTCAAATACTGGGAATTACTCTCACTAAACGAGCTAACGGTGCCGGAAAAACTGTCGAGCTGGCAGGTTTCCCTCATCACGCACTTGATACGTATTTGCCGAAGTTAGTGCGTGCGGGAAGGCGGGTTGCCATTTGCGATCAGCTTGAAGATCCGAAACTTACCAAAAAAATTGTAAAACGTGGTGTGACGGAACTGGTTACTCCCGGTGTTTCGTATAGTGACACAACGCTTAACCACAAAGAGAATACGTTTCTTGCAAGCGTACATTTAAATAAAAATCATGTAGGTGTTTCGTTTCTGGATATATCTACAGGCGAATTTCTTGTTGCCGAAGGAAATGCTGAATATGTCGATAAGCTCTTGAATAGCTTCGGACCGAAAGAAGTGCTTTATGATCGTTCTAAGAAGAAGGATTTTGAAGCTTTTTTCGGTACAAAGTTCTTTACCTATGCTCTCGAAGATTGGGCTTATTCGCCCGATTCGGCTAATGAAAGGCTGCTGAAACATTTTGAAATAAAGAATCTGAAAGGATTTGGGGTCGATAATCTCCCCAATGGAGTTGTAGCTGCCGGAGCCATTATGCATTATCTGGATCAGACGCACCATCAGCAAACAGGTCATATCACGCAGTTGTCGCGTATAGAAGAGGAGCGTTTTGTTTGGCTTGATCGCTTTACGGTTCGTAACCTGGAATTGTACGGCTCTATTAATGAAGGTGCGCGTACATTGCTCGATGTGATTGATAAGACTATCAGTCCGATGGGTGCCCGCATGCTGAAACGCTGGATTGCTTTTCCGTTGAAAGATGTCAAACCTATTAATGAAAGGTTGAGTGTAGTTGAGCATTTCTTCAAAAATCCTGATTTGAAACTGCTTCTTGAGCAAAATGTAGCGCTCATTGGAGATTTGGAGCGTATTATTTCAAAAGTTGCGGTCGGACGTATAAATCCGCGGGAGGTGGTGCAACTTAAAGTAGCCCTCAAAGCTATTGAGCCGATTAAGCTGGCTTGCTCACAATCTGATAATGATACGTTGAGAAAAATTGCAGATCAGTTGAATGCTTGTGCTGTAATTTCCGAAAAGATTGACAAAGAAATCGATAATGATCCTCCAAACTTTATTCATCGGGGGGGAGTTTTGAAATCCGGTGTCGATGCGGAGTTAGATGAATTGCGCCAATTGGCGTATTCAGGAAAGGATTTTCTGCAAAAAATTCAGGAACGCGAAAGTGCCGAAACAGGAATACCAAGTCTGAAGATCAGTTTTAATAATGTGTTTGGATATTACATTGAAGTAAGAAACATGCACAAAGATAAGGTGCCCGAAACCTGGATCAGGAAGCAAACGTTGGTCAATGCAGAGCGATACATTACGCAAGAGCTGAAGGTGTATGAAGAAAAGATATTAGGTGCCGAAGAAAAAATTCTATCAATTGAAATACGCCTTTTCAACGATTTGGTGTTGAGTTTGGTAGATTACATTACGGCCATTCAGTTGGATTCCAATCTGATTGCGCAGTTGGATTGTCTGTTGTCATTTACCCGTGTTTCCTCCGAAAATAAATATGTACGACCACAGGTCACCGATACTGATGTGTTGGAAATAAAGCAGGGGCGGCATCCGGTGATCGAAAAACAACTGCCCATCGGTGAGTCTTATATTGCCAACGATGTGTATCTGGACAATGAAACCCAGCAAATCATCATTATCACCGGACCCAATATGTCCGGTAAGTCGGCCTTGCTAAGGCAGACAGCCATTATTACACTTATGGCGCAAATTGGATGTTTTGTTCCGGCTGAAAGTGCCAGTATAGGAGTGGTTGATAAAATTTTTACCCGGGTAGGAGCAAGCGATAATATTTCGCAGGGGGAATCTACTTTTATGGTGGAAATGAACGAAGCTGCCAGTATCTTGAATAACTTGTCCAATCGTAGTTTGGTGCTTTTTGATGAGTTGGGTCGGGGCACAAGTACTTATGATGGTATCTCCATTGCCTGGGCGATTGTAGAATACATTCACGAGCAGGTAAGCTGTAAAGCTAAAACTCTTTTTGCAACGCACTACCACGAATTAAATGAGATGGAAAAATCATTTCATCGCATAAAAAACTATAATGTGTCGGTGAAGGAAGTAGATAAAAAAGTTATTTTTCTTCGGAAACTGGTACGTGGTGGCAGTGAGCATAGTTTTGGTATTCATGTTGCTAAAATGGCCGGCATGCCTCAAAGCATAGTGAAAAGATCCGAACAAATACTCAAGCAGCTGGAAACGGATAATCGTCAATCGGGAATTTCTAAACCGGTAGGCGAAATTGCAGAACAACGAGAAGGTTTTCAACTAAGTTTCTTCAAATTGGATGATCCTGTATTGGAGCAAATTCGTGATGAAATAAAAAATCTTGATATTAATAATCTGACTCCCGTCGAAGCGTTAAATAAATTGAATGAGGTGAAGCGCATCATTACAGGCAAATAA
- a CDS encoding glycosyltransferase — MKIIIVGTAFPYRGGLAAYNERLAREYVKEGNEVEIITFSLQYPAFLFPGKSQFSSEPAPKDLKINRKIHSVSPLNWIKVGRAIKKKSPDIVIFSYWMAFMAPCYGTIARYARSPKTKMIGLIHNMIPHEPTILDKLFPQYFVKAMDGFVSMAESVTADIEKFDHDGKPKVVSPHPIYDHYGSALTKKEAAMKLGLREHKQYILFFGFIRHYKGLDLLMEAFADERLRQFPVSLVIAGEFYENPQPYFELIMKLKLEGLVELRTGFIPDNEVRNYFSLADIIAQPYRTATQSGVSQIAYHFEIPMLVTNVGGLAETIPNGKVGYVVPVEPAQIADALVDFFSNQRSKSMIENIKIEKQKFLWSRMTAAIDGLFK, encoded by the coding sequence ATGAAAATAATTATAGTTGGTACGGCGTTCCCTTATCGTGGTGGTTTGGCAGCATACAACGAGCGTTTAGCCCGTGAATATGTGAAAGAGGGAAATGAAGTGGAGATTATTACATTTTCCCTTCAATATCCTGCGTTTTTGTTCCCGGGTAAATCGCAGTTTTCAAGCGAACCTGCACCTAAGGACTTAAAAATTAACCGAAAGATCCATTCAGTAAGTCCGCTGAATTGGATTAAAGTTGGTCGTGCAATTAAGAAGAAGTCTCCTGACATAGTTATTTTCAGCTATTGGATGGCATTTATGGCTCCATGCTATGGAACTATTGCCCGTTATGCCCGTTCGCCTAAAACAAAGATGATAGGACTTATTCACAATATGATTCCGCACGAACCTACTATTTTGGATAAACTTTTCCCGCAATATTTTGTGAAAGCAATGGATGGTTTTGTGTCGATGGCAGAATCGGTTACGGCAGACATCGAAAAATTTGACCATGACGGCAAGCCGAAAGTAGTATCGCCACACCCCATTTACGACCACTACGGTTCGGCATTGACAAAAAAGGAGGCTGCCATGAAACTTGGGCTTCGGGAGCATAAACAATACATTCTGTTTTTTGGTTTTATTCGTCACTACAAAGGACTGGATTTGCTAATGGAGGCTTTTGCAGATGAACGATTACGTCAGTTTCCTGTTAGTTTAGTGATAGCCGGAGAATTTTACGAAAATCCGCAGCCATATTTTGAACTGATTATGAAATTGAAGCTGGAAGGATTGGTAGAACTACGAACTGGTTTTATACCGGATAACGAGGTGAGGAATTATTTTAGCCTTGCCGACATTATTGCTCAACCTTACAGAACAGCGACGCAAAGTGGTGTGAGTCAGATTGCATATCATTTTGAAATACCCATGTTGGTGACTAATGTTGGTGGCTTAGCCGAAACTATTCCCAACGGTAAAGTTGGTTATGTTGTCCCGGTAGAGCCGGCTCAGATAGCCGATGCGCTTGTCGACTTTTTCTCCAACCAACGTTCCAAAAGTATGATTGAGAATATAAAAATAGAAAAGCAAAAATTCCTGTGGTCAAGAATGACAGCAGCAATTGATGGTCTGTTTAAGTAA
- a CDS encoding lysine exporter LysO family protein, which produces MKGSLIILSFFATGLLLGAFRWLPPSLLDYNVSFYVLCALMFMVGVSIGCDPDSFRQFRSLDNRLILLPVMTVAGTWLGVITVSLFLRNRSLADCLAVGSGFGYYSLSSILITQCKGAELGTIALLSNIMREVITLLLAPWMVRYFGNLAPISAGGATTMDTTFPIIVKCSGKDFAIVSIYQGFIVDFTVPFLVTFFCSL; this is translated from the coding sequence ATGAAAGGGAGTCTAATTATACTTTCTTTTTTCGCAACGGGCTTATTGCTTGGTGCATTTCGTTGGTTGCCGCCATCGTTGTTGGATTATAATGTGAGCTTTTATGTGCTCTGTGCTCTCATGTTTATGGTGGGTGTCAGCATTGGATGTGATCCGGACTCATTCCGCCAGTTTAGAAGTTTGGATAACAGATTGATACTTCTACCCGTGATGACTGTTGCAGGAACCTGGCTTGGTGTAATTACAGTGAGTCTTTTTCTTCGAAACAGAAGTCTGGCCGATTGCTTGGCTGTAGGCTCAGGTTTTGGATACTATTCACTTTCGAGTATTCTCATTACTCAGTGTAAAGGTGCTGAGCTGGGGACTATTGCGCTGCTTTCTAATATCATGCGTGAAGTCATTACGTTGTTGTTAGCTCCATGGATGGTCCGGTATTTTGGCAATTTAGCACCGATTTCTGCCGGTGGAGCTACTACCATGGATACCACTTTCCCAATTATCGTTAAGTGTTCTGGAAAGGATTTTGCTATCGTTTCCATTTATCAGGGATTCATTGTTGACTTCACGGTTCCGTTTTTGGTCACATTCTTTTGTAGTTTATAA
- a CDS encoding LysO family transporter encodes MMFIVIACMLAGMATGYMFRRRKLGQVHRTILTLIWVLLFLLGLEVGSNETVVSQFAKLGFEAFLLAFGGTLGSVLLAWMLWLVVRKKSLSR; translated from the coding sequence ATGATGTTTATTGTTATCGCCTGTATGCTTGCCGGAATGGCTACAGGTTATATGTTTCGCCGTCGTAAACTTGGTCAAGTTCATCGAACTATACTAACACTTATCTGGGTGCTATTGTTTTTGTTGGGGTTGGAAGTTGGTTCAAATGAAACTGTTGTCAGTCAGTTTGCTAAACTAGGCTTCGAAGCATTTTTGCTGGCCTTTGGAGGTACATTGGGGAGTGTGTTGCTAGCCTGGATGCTTTGGCTTGTCGTACGAAAAAAATCACTAAGCCGATGA
- the gpmI gene encoding 2,3-bisphosphoglycerate-independent phosphoglycerate mutase, with protein MSKKALLMILDGWGIGNHSHADVIYSTPTPYIDSLVANYPNSQLLASGEDVGLPEGQMGNSEVGHLNIGAGRVVYQDLVKINIACRDNSILQNPEIINAYSYARDNKKKIHFLGLVSDGGVHSSLDHLLKLIDIAKEYNAEAFVHCFMDGRDTDPKSGKGFIEQLDTYTKGTTTKIASIIGRYYAMDRDKRWDRVKKSYDLMVNGTGEPTTNVVAAMQASYDAGVTDEFVNPIVSVDAAGKPLATIEAGDVVIFFNYRNDRAKELTVVLTQQDMPEEGMHTIPLEYYCMTPYDSSYKGLHILFDKDNVQNTLGEYVSSLGLKQLRIAETEKFAHVTFFFSGGRESEFEGEERILVASPKVATYDLQPEMSAPEVADKLVAALNTKKFDFIALNFANGDMVGHTGVYEAIQKAVTTVDNCVNKVVETAKANDYEVIIIADHGNADFAENADGSPNTAHSLNPVPFIYVTENKNAKVENGILADVAPSICQILGIPQPKEMTGHGLIKA; from the coding sequence ATGAGCAAAAAAGCATTACTTATGATTTTGGATGGCTGGGGAATTGGAAATCATTCTCACGCGGATGTCATCTACAGCACACCAACCCCTTACATTGATTCGTTGGTAGCAAATTATCCTAATTCGCAACTTCTTGCTTCAGGTGAAGATGTTGGTCTGCCTGAAGGACAAATGGGGAACTCGGAAGTAGGCCACCTGAATATTGGCGCTGGACGCGTAGTTTATCAGGATTTAGTAAAAATAAATATCGCCTGTCGCGACAATAGCATACTACAAAATCCTGAAATTATCAATGCTTATTCTTATGCCCGCGACAACAAGAAAAAAATTCACTTCTTAGGTTTGGTTTCAGATGGTGGGGTTCACAGTTCGTTGGATCATTTGTTGAAATTAATAGACATTGCCAAGGAGTACAATGCCGAGGCATTTGTTCACTGCTTTATGGATGGCCGCGATACCGACCCGAAAAGCGGTAAAGGTTTTATTGAACAATTAGATACTTACACCAAAGGAACTACCACTAAAATTGCATCCATCATTGGACGTTACTACGCCATGGATCGCGACAAACGTTGGGATCGCGTAAAAAAATCGTATGACTTAATGGTTAACGGAACGGGCGAACCGACAACCAATGTTGTGGCTGCAATGCAAGCATCTTACGATGCTGGTGTAACAGACGAATTTGTCAATCCAATAGTTAGCGTTGATGCAGCAGGAAAACCGCTGGCAACTATCGAAGCAGGCGATGTGGTTATTTTCTTCAACTACCGTAACGACCGCGCAAAAGAACTAACCGTAGTTTTGACCCAACAAGATATGCCGGAAGAAGGAATGCATACCATACCATTGGAATATTATTGCATGACTCCTTATGACTCAAGCTACAAAGGATTGCACATTTTGTTTGATAAAGACAATGTCCAAAACACCCTAGGCGAATATGTTTCCAGCCTCGGATTGAAACAATTACGCATAGCCGAAACCGAAAAATTTGCTCACGTAACATTTTTCTTCTCAGGTGGCCGCGAAAGTGAATTCGAAGGTGAAGAACGCATCCTGGTTGCTTCTCCAAAAGTGGCAACATACGACCTTCAACCCGAAATGAGCGCGCCCGAAGTAGCAGACAAACTGGTGGCAGCATTGAATACAAAGAAATTTGATTTTATTGCCCTCAACTTTGCCAATGGGGATATGGTTGGCCACACTGGCGTTTACGAAGCTATTCAAAAAGCTGTGACAACTGTTGACAACTGCGTGAATAAGGTTGTTGAAACTGCAAAAGCCAACGATTACGAAGTAATTATCATTGCCGACCACGGTAATGCTGACTTTGCCGAGAATGCCGATGGATCGCCTAACACTGCACACTCTCTTAATCCAGTGCCGTTTATATACGTAACCGAAAACAAAAATGCAAAAGTAGAAAACGGTATTTTGGCCGATGTTGCACCGTCTATTTGTCAGATTTTAGGTATTCCGCAACCAAAAGAAATGACCGGACACGGGCTTATTAAAGCATAA